In Ostrea edulis chromosome 6, xbOstEdul1.1, whole genome shotgun sequence, a single window of DNA contains:
- the LOC125648140 gene encoding uncharacterized protein LOC125648140: MEDIEDILPNNCTIPINPCRETTFLTSASSEYERESLREVPSHHRISGGGHYNTPSPAPKGEEKEPRSISQLINRREDSFSSKEETELGNLRSATSRSSGNSRNSVPTLSESRQSGISFGNVFEKGLFHSKIIPNDSKFPYRLQLPNVKIKEEEENTKRQKFYCVIVTVVLAVFIVGGAILAMVLAVNLAT; this comes from the exons ATGGAGGACATAGAGGATATTTTACCTAACAACTGCACCATTCCCATAAACCCCTGCAGGGAAACGACTTTTCTTACTTCCGCTTCCTCCGAATACGAGAGGGAAAGTCTGCGAGAAGTGCCATCTCATCACCGTATCTCCGGAGGCGGACACTACAACACTCCCTCACCAGCACCCAAAGGTGAAGAGAAGGAGCCGAGATCGATCTCACAGCTCATCAACAGACGGGAGGATTCATTCTCATCCAAGGAGGAAACTGAACTCGGAAACTTGCGTTCAGCGACCTCTAGGTCATCTGGCAACAGTAGAAACAGCGTTCCTACATTATCGGAATCACGACAGTCAGGGATATCCTTTGGGAACGTCTTTGAAAAGGGATTGTTCCATAGTAAGATTATTCCAAACGATTCAAAATTTCCTTACCGACTTCAGCTACCaaat gTGAAGATAAAAGAGGaagaagaaaatacaaaaaGGCAAAAGTTTTACTGTGTTATCGTGACCGTAGTGTTAGCGGTGTTTATCGTGGGTGGAGCGATCTTAGCCATGGTGCTAGCTGTAAACCTAGCTACGTAG